Within the Kwoniella dejecticola CBS 10117 chromosome 5, complete sequence genome, the region CATGATGACCTTAAAATCAATTCTGACTCCTCCTGCCTACGCATTTGCTCGCAAGCCTCAACATGCATCGCACTATCATGTTCTTCATTGAGAACGACCTGCTGTCAGGACCCAGTTCAGATATCAGAGATACCCTGAGCTGTCAGTGTGCCAGTTTGATATATTCCGTGCGTCGGGGTCGCGTTATGAATTGACCTTCGATTGATGTCTGTGATTGCATGGCTCAAGGCAATGCTCGGTCGGCGGATTAGGATGTTTGTGGTTCTCATGATTAATAAAAGGACGATAgcaatcatcagccaagATTGACTATTTTGTAAGATCATGTATCTCAGTCGGTTTCTTTGCATCATATCCTCTCAGCGAAAGCTCATCAACAAGAGGTGTTGATAGTAATTTTGTATCATGGAATTCTCTGTAAATCCAAAACATGTTGTCAGGTGACACCTTACGTAATTACAATGCAATGGCTCATCACCAGAGCTGAAAATTGTCCAGTCATACTTGCAGCCATACTGCCTGATTGGCAGCATCCTCAGAAGCCATGTATTCAGCTTCTGTTGTTGATCAGGCAATTATTGGTTGTCTTCTTAATTGCCAGGCTGCCACACCTGCATAATTTTTGAGTAGGTGGCCATATAAAAATCTTCTGGTGTCTAAGTCACCTTCTCACTCTGCATTGGCATATTCAAGGGTAACTCTTTTGCTGGACTCTGCACTGAATGTTAAGGCTAACTTGATGGTCCGTCAGATGTATCTGAAGCAACATCTGCCTCCCGTCTTATTTTGTTCCATTTCTTGCAGCATCTTGAGAGGAGCCCAGCTGCATGAGCTCAGTCCAGTCTGGTGATTGTTGAGGTGTGAGATTGTGTGCGAGTATGGATATTGGTGTGCTTTTTGTCGCTCTTGCCTGTTTGCATAAGATGGCTTGGCAATCGGTTGGAACAGGAGACTTGGCCAGCCTGAACATTGACATGTCAGATTTTCCAAGAAGGATTTCATGGTAGTCATTCTGAGGCAAATAGAGCTTTTGTTGCTGACAAGCTTGATGTATGTTTCAGCCCAGAAAGATGTTGGCAGTGACAAAGTCAATATTATTTTGCATGCTAAGTCAGAAGATCCAAGAACAAGTGAAGTATCAGAGTTACAAGTCTGTTCTTGAAATGGCAAGCGTCCTGGAGACGCGGCTAGATATGTCTTGTGATCAGCCGATAAATAAAGCATTCAATTGACCAATTTTGACAGACAAGACCACAATTTGAGCTACATACTCACGGCTGAGATCCTTCTTGGAAAGGGACAAAGCTGTTCTTAAGCTGTAAGCTGTCAGATGCTACAAGCAGAGACAAAATGAATGATTGCCCCTCACGCCTTGAAAGACAGAAACAGGGGTTTGCCATTGTGCCCATGATGCTTCTCGTGCACATTCATTCTGCGTATCTGTTGCTTTTTGAGCATGATCCGATCTCTGTAATGCTTTATCTTGCATAGTTCACATTCGCCACTTCGAGCTCCCTGTCGCTTGATGACGCTGCTTGTCTGCATGTTTGAGAGGTGTGTGTTGACATTGCTGCTTAGGCAAGTGCTTTTGAGCTGTGACTGTTGCTTTCCATGTATGAAAATAGTCTGTGATGGTCAGGAGCTCTGACTTTTATTTGACACCTCTTGATTTTTTGACACTCTCTTGACATGCACGGGTGAATGTTGGAATATTCATTAATTATGAACTCAAATTTGGTCAGGCGCAAAAGggacatcaacatcatttTGGGCTTAAATAATTGAGTGAATGACAAGTTTCCGGCTCTTCTTGTAGTTCATTCACATTACACACCGGAATCCCTAGTGCCAGCGCGTCATTTTCAGTCCCCAGTGTTGACACCTCACAGTACTCCTTATTTGATCTTTTTCGTTATGTCAACCCTTTTGCAGCTAAATGTGTCATTCTCGTCGTTATATTGTTGAGATCTGCTCTGCTCACCGGTAGCTATCGTGACCTAGCTAGCCAATCATATGGCCAAGACGCTTGCCAGATCAACAGTAAATTTGTGACTTTTATATATGACTTGTAATGTACTCTTTTGCATCATAGAAGACATTGCTGATCGAAGTGAAACTCAAtatcaatcagtcaagatAGTCGCTTCTACCTCTGACGCCGTCTAGTCAGCCTCTCAGTCTTCACAGACCACACGCTATATCATCACACTCACCCTGTTTCGTACTTACAGAGTGAACACCTAGGTGTGATGAATAGAATTTATGAGATATACCTAAATGTCGTTGACAGTGTTTCCACATACTTGCGAGCGGGTTTGATCGATTTTAGGAAGAACAGGCTCTTCTCGCGTACTACAAACAAGTTTTGCCTATATAGCGGAGATCCTGAGGCATTCGAGCTAGAAGGATGGCAATACCTTCTAAGTTCTGATTCTCCAGGTAACCCTACTCAGGCTATTGTCCAGAAACTAAAAGTTGCGATGATATCACAGGCATGTCACAGAGTTCACCACAGAGCATGCACCGGATGTCAGTAAGAGATGTCTCCGCATCTGTGATGACAGATTGTGGGAACAAGGTATGAATACCCCCTCTCTGGGAGGTAAGTCTGCGTCCACATGGATCAAATTGCCCCAAGTTGCATATGCATGCTTACAGTAACACTTTTCTGAACCATACTATTTGGCCTCATGGATACAGTCCGCGCTCTGCGCTCAAACCGCCCACCACTTCAAGATGTCGGATCCATTCAAGCTGTAAGTCAACCAGTTGTTGACTAGACGACATGCCCAACAGACGAGCCGCGTCTTCGCCCTGCCTGCCACGTTGATATTAGTTTTCTAACTTCAACATTTGACCCGGACTTTTTCTTTCACCCAACATGCATATTCATATTGAGCCTAACATTATGCAACTTGCCTTTCACCGTGCAATCGGCTGTACCGTTGATCATAAGCTTCTTGAATAGTAAAATAGAGCCAGCGGAGCCGCAAATGCTGAGTAATCGATCAGTAAGCTGGTGTCTCACCAATTATGAACAAGATGGATCTGGGGGCATTTTGTAACTCCCCTTTCTGCCTAGATGGATTACCATAAGTTACTCTCTTGTGTCTCGTCAACCACGCAATCGCTGCTTGGACATAACTTTTCACTTGTGCTACTATCTAAACAAATTGTGTAGCAACTTATTCAAAGTGACACAATACGTGCTTATTATctttgatcatcattgtccAATCCACTTTGAGCTCTTCATTCGAACATCGACCAACATCGTCACTGCGTACTAGGGCTAGTCGTTATTCGTTATACCTGCCCGTAGCAAGTCAAGCTTGTCAATTGTTACCTTTCATTCATTCACCTTGTGATTAGGGCCAACACCAGAACATCATGAGGGCCCTTCTGTACCCCTTTTGTTGAAATCGGTCTATTGAGTGCTCTATTTACCGGTTAATCACGTGACTTAGCTAGCCACATGGCCAGTGAGCTTGCCACGTCAATATTAGACTTCTAACCTTGATATCTAACTTGTATTTTACTCTTTTACTCAACATGCATAATTATAACTTTGACACCTTTCTGGTGAGGAACTTGTTCTCTCTTTGAGGACTTTCTTGCACAAGTAGTTTACACCTCCTGAGATGTATCTGAGAAGCCTACTGAGACCAATTTCTGAAATGCTTGGAGAGCAAGTGATCTTGGGGTATCCCTTCCCTAGACAATGAATATAGATTTGACAGGAAAGAAGCTACTGTCTTAAAAGGCAATATGGCCCCAAGTCTGGGGGATGAAATTGTAAGTCTGGATTTAACATTGTTAGTGCAAAGAAGCTATCGCTAGCCACCATGTGATTGACCGGTTCTGAAGCGctcactcaatcaatcacAATGCCTCTACAGTTTGCAATTGATGGAAGGGATACCCTTGACCTGACATTTGTCATTGTCAGGAGCTGTCAAAGAGCTGTTCCCAGCAGAGAGCATCAAGATAGAAAGACCAGACTGGAAGGTGATTTTGGCAAATCATGCGCCAACAGTATGTGGCCTGTTGCAGCCCAAGGACTGTTGACAGCAGGGAGTAAGGTTTGATTGTAGCACTTTACTTCACTTTCACTTAGTAAGCCAATTCCAAGACCTTCATGCAGACTCATTCTCAAAAGGCACAAATTTTATGCCAACACCTCCAGGTGATATTGCTAGAAAACACTTATGTCACGGTCTGGGGGTTGGTGGGCTATCCTATGAGAAGGATGTGTCGCTGATTGGTAGAGGCGCTAGTATTGGTGGCAGAGTCGATGGGTAGTCAAGTGTGATTGACAAGTGTTAACATGATTCATGGCTGGGGAACTTAAGACTATCTAGAAATCTGAGGCCTTTATATATATGCCTTTTCAAAAGTGGTGGACCGTACTGACACCAGTGGTACCGGTGGTCCGGTAATTGTACCAGTGATTATGTTTGGTACCAGTGGTCCAGAAACGGAATTACTTTGGGATTATATACTGTATAACTTCTTACTGCTCTTTCCTTGATTCTGTTGGATCCTGTGGTGGTCCAGTGGTCCATGGGTGGTCCACTGCTCCAAAGTGTTCAATGAGTGGTCCACTGATTCAAAGTGTCCCATGAGTGGTCCACTGATTCAAAGTGTCCCATGAGTGGTCCACTGATCCAATATTGGGCATATGGGTCTTTGAGGTGGCAAACATCTTGCTTATGTAACGTTGGGTTGATATTCATGATAACTTAAAAAATCAGAACAATCCTATTTATTGATGAGCAGCATTTTCACATATCTGGGAGACGGCCTTTTCTTTCTTAGAACACGGGTGAAAGACACAAATCCTTGGGTTGGGTGAGATGAAAGAATCTGGCTGATATCAGAGGATCTCACGGAATTTTGAACAAATACAAGGAGGCAGcagaaaagccaaagagATGAATACTCCTTGCAGTATCACTTCAGCGGTCCAGAATACTATGAGATCAGACAAATCAGTAAAGGACACCGCCAGCCTGCCCAGCTGTTTGGTTCCGACTGCACAATGGCCTTAACATCTGACTGCCCAAAGGGAACGCCAAGACGCGACTGGTCATGGCCAACTACTTCGAGAGTCTGTCCTTGAGCACCGGCAAACACAGGCTGCTGTTAACACAAGTCTGAGAGGAGTTTTAGAGGGATAGCAAGCAGAATCTGCAGACCTTGGTGTCAGCATTGAGACCCAGCTGATGCGATCAACTTTGATGCATTGTTAAGTCTCTTTCCGACCTGTTGAACGGATGTCTTCACTGTTCTCCTATAAGCCCAATACTAGCACTGTTCTTGAGGGCGCATACACCTGTAACCAGTTCTTGCGTCCGTTCCATTCCATAGGGGTGGTGAAGTATCGACCATTGAGATCGATTCTCTCGTGCCCTCCAAACTTCTTTTCGTCGCTCGTCAAAACGACTTTGTATTCACCAGGGGTTTCAACGCCAACCCGGTAATCGGCGAAAGATTGATGGGAGACTGGCAATCGCAACGATCAGCACATCATCTGTGAGAGGCCGGTGGCTACGGCATCGAGGTACAAACACAcagttgaagatgaaaagcagACCCGCTCGTTCGAAGACGATCACTTTGTCAGCTTCGTTCTTGAGAGAGACATAAGCCTAAGGAGGACATTAGCTGAAGCTAAACAACGATGATAAGATACAGGTTTCGCGTACTTGCGGGGCACTCAGCCACTTGTATTTTTCTTCCAGCCAGTTCATGGCGATATCAAATTCGTTCAAATACTTGTAACGGAGAAGGTCATCATCCACGAGGTTGAATTGACGACGAGCGTGTGCAAAGGAATTGCCATTGCCTTCTCGGGGGAAGTCCATCCATCTATCACGTCGCTTAGCTCCATACGGGATGAGAAACGGGTCACTTACTCTGGATGACCAAACTCATTGCCTTCAAAGTTGAGGTATGCCTCCCCACCAAGAGTATGGACGATGAACCTGAGGGACGTCAGCAAGGAATGAAAGATTGACTACGTACCTAATCATCTTGTGCAAAGAAAGCCCCCGGTCTATGATGGGAGTCATGGGCGACAGATCCGACATGTAATCATCTAATTCAATGCACGTGAGCTACATGCAAGAACAGTAGAGCTCACTCACACATCTCCTTGTCCATCAGCCAAAATGCTAAAGTCTTATCACCAACCAGAGCTTGATCATGACTTTCAGCGTACGAAACGCTCTTCTCCAAATGTCGACGATTGGTCAAAGTGTGTACCACATTGCCCATGTCCCACTGGTCGTCGGTCGACTCCTTGAGCATTTTGATCCACATGTCGGGCACAGCCATCGAGAGACGGTAGTCAAAGCCCACTCCCCCTTCATACACTGGACGGCCCAAAGTGGGCATCCCGGAAACGTCTTCCGCGATAGTGATTACGTTGGGGTAGAGCTCGTGTAGCATTTGGTTGGCCTAGAGGCTGTCAGTGGAGTACTGCAGCCTTggaaactcaccagcatGAGGTAAACCATTGCTTCAAGGTCGACAGAGTCACCGAAGTATTCATGGTATCCACCTGACGTCAGCGGAATTCACGTGTATgtcgaactcacctgagaAGCCAGTACCTATTCCATGGTGGGTGTACATCATACTGGTCACACCGTCGAAACGGAAACCGTCGAACATGTAGACATCCATCCAGTATCGAAGGTTCGACAAGAGGAAACGGAGGACCTCATGGTTACCGTAATTGAACAACCGAGAGTCCCACAGCTCGTGTTTGCCTTTTGCCCCACCATGGAAGTATAGATGATCTGTGCCATCGAATTCATTGATACTGAAATCAGATTGTCAGCATAATTACTGAGCATACATCGGCCCAAACGCACCCGTCCTCCACGTTCTTACATGCGTGAGAGTGCACCACATCCAGTAGAACGGTGAGGCCCATCTCATGAGCCTTATCGATCAGCGATTTGAGCTCCTCGGGTGTTCCTGGAGGTATTCTCAGCTTGTGATTCCCTCCTACCTCCTACAAAACGTACCATAACGGGAAGAGGCAGCAAAGAAGTTTGTAACTTGATAACCGAAAGCTACGAGAATGAAAGTCAGCATGACTCGCAATCAACGCAGTGCTGGGCGTACTTACACGCGTAATAGGCATGCTCCATTACCGCCATCCTGAAATATGTGATCAGCACAATGCTATCAAGCAATCGCAGAATATTTACATCTGTATGCAATTATACCCGAGCTTTTTGATTCTAGGTAACACATCGGTTTCGAATTCTTTGTACGTAGTCACCCGCATATTGGGACTGGAAATGCCGACTTAGagaaagtcagcttgaatcgACCTGGATCTGACTTACCATGAGCTTCGTATATCTTCAACCCATCGCTCGATCTCGTGGAGTGTCCGTTCTTGAACCGATGGACCTGCTCCTTGGGCGGGTTCCAGAATCTGCCTTCATAGATCGGAGAGATTGAAAGATCTTGCGTAACACGAGAGATCCAAGTGGGGATACGGTCGATCGAGCCTCCAGTGGGGAGGGTCATAGAAATCTTGATCATGGAGTCGTGGGGAATGGCACAAACACCCGGTGATTTAGGGGGAACATAGCACTCCCATATCCCGTAAGGAGATTTGGTCATAGGATTGGCGGAATGCGACCAATTATCTttaacgtcagctcactccCTGTAGGACAAGACTTACTGAACTCTCCGATTAGTCTCGCTGCCGTGGCGTTAGGCGCCCATTCGCGATAACGCACACCCCCATTCTCATCTACCTGTAATCCCATCGATTTATACCCTTCCGAGAAGTGGGCGAGACCACCTTCATGCGTTTCGATTTGATCAAGCTGCTTCTTGTATGCAGCATAACGTTTGCGGAGAGCAGGTGAGAATGGCTCAAGCCTGTCAATGGAGAATTAGTTCACGCTTTACCAGATGAGGACGTAACTCACCAAGGGTCGGAGAGGAGGACGCCAGTACCTAGTAGGTCAGTGAGCTGTGGTTCCTGCTTCGGATACAATGTATGCTTACCGTCTGTTGGCATCTGTGAAGCTGTTGACATGATGATACTTGTATATGAAGTTGGGGAGGAAGTGttggagagagaaagaagtgataATGTACCAAGTTGACCTATATATCCAGGGATGTTCAAGTAGTTATGTGGGTATGACGATGGAGTGAGGAGTGGGGCGTGTGAATGTGGGGCCTCTGGGAGCAAAACTCCCACTGCCGTCATACAACTTTCGTTATTTCCCCCATTTAGCGGTTACTTTTGACCTTGCGTGtctttttgtttttgtttttctcTGTCATCCTCGACTGCTTTTTCTGGACCCGCCTCAGTAGCTCTTTgcaatcatcatcagtcgTTCTGTGACTAATGTCTGCTTAGTATCAACCATCACACTTCCCCTACATCATGCCAAATTATTATGACGAGTTGGAGATTGAAGATTTCGCATGGGATCCGATAGCCAAGTTGTTTCATTACCCTTGTCCCTGTGGCGATAGATTCGAGATATCCAAGGCGCAGCTTAGGGACGGAGAGGAGATTGCAATTTGCCCAAGCTGCAGCTTGATAGTGAGGGTGATATATGACTACGTAAGTGCGATTGATTTTGGAGAGCTGCCGGGACCTGACATGGGGTTTCTCAGCTCGACTGGGAGGATTATGTCACatccgacgaagaggaggacggtGAATCCGTCGATACACCCCCAACCGAAATCTCTCCTGAACACGAGGAGCCGGCCGCCGTCGTAGCTAAGGATGATCCTCAAGAAAACTTCAATGACAGTCCCAAGGACGACAGCGCAAACAGCAAGAAACCCGAGAATCCGGATCCAGATATTACAGAAGCGGTGGACAGGCTGGATCTAATGGATAAGGATGACCCGGATCGAGGCGCCGCGGGCGGCAGTGCAGACTTAGGATCGTAGGTGTATGCATGTCATGGAATGGACAACATCTCCCCTCTCAGATCTTCGCCGTTCTTCTCAACCCTCATTGTCTTGCTCGTGATCTCGGGCTCGCCGCTGCTTAGAGCGGTTTGCCGACTCGGTAAGGGTATCTGACGCCGTTCGTTCCAAGCTTCGCTTTGGTGGTGTTTCCAGCGACAAGGCTGTGATACTCTGAGCCACTGTCGAAGCACCGATCACCTCTTCCTGTTCGCTGTCGGACGTCTGATCTGCCTCTTTACGACGTCTGCTCTTCCGGCTAGCTTGCCTGGCTGCTTTTGCCGCTTCTTCGCGCTCTGCTTGAATGCCTTCCTGTCTTGCGTAACAGGCTCGAATGATCTGTCCCCATTCCAATTTGCCTTTGCAACCTGGGCAGAGTCCACGATGCGGTAGGATATGCGTAGATTGTTTGAGCAATTTTGCAGCGAGACACGAGAGGTGAGCTGTGTATCTGCATGAGGGTTCCAGCGGGCAGAGCGCGAACGAGAGGTGTTTCTACGATGTCAGCGATGTCCACGTAAGCCGGACTCACGGTGCAATCGATTGCTTGGCTGCATTGTTCGCAAGCTATTGCGTGTCCTGCGGCCAACCGCTgctccgccttcttccacttgccCCATACACTCTCGCTGTGGCGAAAATCCGTGTCGCTAACATCTATCGGACCTTCCTTACTCCGTACCCCCTGCGTGCTCTCCCGCCTTAAGCCCGTTGTTCCTGATACTCCACCTAAGTCAAGCACAGAGGTGATATTCTGATCGAGCGGTAAAGGGTTCCAGCCTTGATTTGTGGGCTTCTTGGTTCGTCTCCCGGGTCTTGAATCGGTTCGATCAATCGCCTGGAACATTTCATGTACCTCCTGGACGAAGAATCGCAGGTGAAGGGGTAGGCGATTGAACGGTGGCGTCGTGAGAAGCGCATGTGCGActctgcatcatcagcaagctGTGAGCCTCACGTATTGACTTACGCTAGCTTGCGTTCAACCCAATTCCGCTTGGCATCTTTGCTAAAGATGGGGCCGTAGTCCTCCCCGGTTTGGGGATCGCTGACGCGCAAATGTCGGGATAACTCAGGTTTCTGCCACGCCCATTCGAACTAAGagcatgtcagcttcctcaTTGACCAATGAAGACTCACTCACCTGTAACGCAGTGAGCTTGCTGGGAAATCTGTAACACATCAGCGCTGTCAGTGACATCTTGACTCACCCATAGACGATCATTTGCATCTCCTAAGGGAATGATCAGCGCCAAACATTCACGCTACATTGTGACTCACCCATGGCCGATGCTTGGAAGTCTTCCAAGCTCCTTGTTTCAGCTCGCCATTATGTTGCCGTATTCGACGTGGAGGGTTTGGCGTCGAGCCAACCTAAGGCGGCATGTAAGCTCGAGGAACGCGTACAAGCGAGAACAGCCTCACGTAGGTTCGGTTCGAATTTGCGGTCGCCTTGGACCTCAGCAGGTAGCAAGCATAGAATGGTGGATAGACGTGGTTTCCGTTCAGAAGAGTTGATGTGGATTTACGTGGTTCTGTCTCTTGGTCTGACATGATGTTTGCAGaacagagaaagaagtgacAGCGCAAATCGGGGATTTTGCGGTTGACGCGCGGAGCCAAACAACAAGATGCATATTTGAGATGAAGATTCCCTAATTTTACTATGACAATGATCTACCAGACTAGAAATCCATGAAAAAGTGGTCATATGGACCAGTCCCCGCCTTTCCGTATGCACTGACATCTGCTTCTTGGTAACGGTCAAATCTGTACAAGCATCTCAGCTGCGAACGATAAAGCCGCGGGGCTTGCACTCACTGACTGgcatccccttccccttcgattTTTGGGACGTACGGAGCCGGTATCTCTCTTCGGTATAGCTTATCCCAGTCAACCTCGGAGAACCAGCCGTGAGCGAAGATGTCCGATGATCCTGCTCGCAGGTTACCATAACGTTTGGTCAAATCGCCGACGAGCAGGTTCTTCAATAATTCTTTGGCCAGAGGATCAAAATAAGAGGGATATCGGACTTTGCCTGCGATGATCTGGATTTTGTCAGCTTGGCCAGATGATAACAACTCACTTTCTCATAGAGTTTCATCGGATTTCCGTCTTCCGTGAAGAAAGGTGGATATCCGGCCTAAGGGGAAGAGTCAGCGCGCCAGCTGGTGACCGAAGCAGGCGAAGGCTCACAAGCATTTCGAAGATCAAGACACCCAGAGCGTACCAATCGACACTCTTGTTGTAACCCTTCGATTGCACGACCTCGGGAGCGACTGTATGTCAGCGCAGTCGGTGTCAATTTTAACTCACGATAGTCTGGCGTTCCACAAAGTGTCCATGTGATATCGGGAACGTGTTTGGCAAATCCGAAGTCGGTCACTTTGACGTGCCCATCGGCACCGAGCAGAAGATTTTCGGGCTTGAGATCTCGGTAGATgatatcaagtgagtgaagATAGTCCAAGGCTAGTGCTACCTCGGCAGCGTAGAACTTGGCGACAGAATTGGGGAATCGTTGACTCTTTCGAAGCAAGCTGAACAACTCCCCACCGGCAACGAAGTCCATGACCATATATAGATTGTTTACATCTTGGAAGGTTCCCCACAGGTTGACAAGGAAAGGATGTCGCACTCGAACTAGCATCTCACGCTCGGAGTTCGTGTGCTCAACTtgcttcatcttgatcactttCTCTTTGTTCAACACTTTGACCGCGTAAAAACGTCCGTTGTGCTTGGATCTCACTAAGTGTACCCGGCCGAATGATCCGGTCCCCAAGCTACAATATATATCAGCATGAGGATGTCTCGACGACGACTCACGTTCGCTCAATGTAGAAATCTGACAAAGCGTATCTGCCGGCTGTTTTGCGCTGTGGCTGAGCAGCCGCTGGTGCCGGTGCATCTTGAGGGGTAGTCGACACGGTCTCCAAAGCAGCTTGTGTAGCAGCAGCGTTGATGGCAGCGACACGGGCTTGCTGAGTGGCCATCTGTAGGtttgcttgagcttgggcgGCCTGCGAAGTTTGATTAGCTGTGTTCTGCTTGTGAGGCGACTCACCTGTTCTTGAGCTTCCCGTGCTTTCTCCCTGATCCTCTCCTCATCTGCTCCGCTGTCGTTACGCGTGATCTCGGGTTTTTGCTCAGACACGTCAGTCATTTGTATGCTCATCGTTCGGCTCTCGGATACGGGGGTTTGGTTTTCGGGTATGGGTCCGCTGTTGTGCACTCCGAGGGCAGAGGACAGTGTGCGGGCTTGAGGCGGGACGTTggagagcgaagaagatgcagatgagcCGGCAGCGGACTTGACTGGCAAAGGCGGTGAGGGAGCAGGCCTGGCGTAAGCTCGTATTCGTGAACCAGAGGACTCACCCTTCGACGCCTTCCATGGGCGTGTGGGTCGATTTCGCTTCGACTGGAGGCGCCAGAGGCGCGACTGCTGCCGGAGTGGATGGAGCTGACGACGTGGGAGTGACTCTTGAGCCagcagaaggggaagaagggttaGATTTATTGGATGCAGATGACTGCTGTTTCCTGTGGAACTTGTCCGACACTTTCTGAAACATCTCGGAGGCAGCAGGGGTGAGGGATTGTTGACACTATTCACAGACAATGTTGAGATTGGGCGTGAGACTGGAACAGGGTGGTAGGTGCTGTCAGACTAATCCAGTGAGGGCCCACTGACTTTGTGAACGGGTGTGATATGTGATGCGTGGGGGAGGATAGGAGGAGTTGAATGATCTGGTCACCAGTGGGAATCTGGTGAATATGGTGGGTACATCACTACAGGTTCTTAGCGTGATTTGCCACGTGACATatgattgacttgattgcTGAAAGCGTAAACCTtaagcatcatcatcagggTAGTCACTCCCCCGCTTATGGCAAAGTTGGATGACG harbors:
- a CDS encoding 1,4-alpha-glucan-branching enzyme, with protein sequence MSTASQMPTDGTGVLLSDPWLEPFSPALRKRYAAYKKQLDQIETHEGGLAHFSEGYKSMGLQVDENGGILEPAQGAGPSVQERTLHEIERWVEDIRSSCRHFQIKKLGYNCIQMMAVMEHAYYASFGYQVTNFFAASSRYGTPEELKSLIDKAHEMGLTVLLDVVHSHACKNVEDGINEFDGTDHLYFHGGAKGKHELWDSRLFNYGNHEVLRFLLSNLRYWMDVYMFDGFRFDGVTSMMYTHHGIGTGFSGEFDIHANQMLHELYPNVITIAEDVSGMPTLGRPVYEGGVGFDYRLSMAVPDMWIKMLKESTDDQWDMGNVVHTLTNRRHLEKSVSYAESHDQALVGDKTLAFWLMDKEMYDYMSDLFIVHTLGGEAYLNFEGNEFGHPEWMDFPREGNGNSFAHARRQFNLVDDDLLRYKYLNEFDIAMNWLEEKYKWLSAPQAYVSLKNEADKVIVFERAGLLFIFNFSHQSFADYRVGVETPGEYKVVLTSDEKKFGGHERIDLNGRYFTTPMEWNGRKNWLQVYAPSRTVLVLGL
- a CDS encoding diphthamide biosynthesis protein 3; protein product: MPNYYDELEIEDFAWDPIAKLFHYPCPCGDRFEISKAQLRDGEEIAICPSCSLIVRVIYDYLDWEDYVTSDEEEDGESVDTPPTEISPEHEEPAAVVAKDDPQENFNDSPKDDSANSKKPENPDPDITEAVDRLDLMDKDDPDRGAAGGSADLGS